From Musa acuminata AAA Group cultivar baxijiao chromosome BXJ3-8, Cavendish_Baxijiao_AAA, whole genome shotgun sequence, one genomic window encodes:
- the LOC135645164 gene encoding BTB/POZ domain and ankyrin repeat-containing protein NPR5-like isoform X1, translating to MEETLKSLSLDYLNLLINGQAFSDVTFSVEGRLVHAHRCVLAARSLFFRRFFCGSDPSSQRRPGGAAVIPVNSVTYEVFLLILQFLYSGQTAVVPQKHELRPGCGERGCWHTHCTAAVDLALDTLAAARSFGVKQLEQITEKQLGSMVEKASIEDVMRVLMAAWQQDMQQLWTTCSLLVAKSGLPAELLAKHLPFDVVARIEELRLRSSLARRPSFLACHHHTHPIDVAISSADIEDHHQKIRRMRRALDSSDVELVKLMVMGEGLNLDDALALHYAVENCSREVVKALLELGAADVNCPAGAAGKTPLHIAAEMVCPDMVAVLLDHHADPNIRTTEGVAPLDILRTMTSDFLFKGTLPGLSHVEPNKLRLCLELVQSAALVMSRDDANCGAGTNPSTAIYPRTNPETGACNATPSSSSMINLSLDSRMVYLNLGMAEQFGCKMDDNGGDESSPSSLYPSHGFP from the exons AGGGCCGCCTCGTCCACGCCCACCGCTGCGTCCTCGCggcccgcagcctcttcttccgcaGGTTCTTCTGTGGCTCTGACCCCTCTTCGCAGAGGAGGCCTGGCGGGGCCGCCGTCATCCCGGTGAATTCGGTCACCTACGAGGTGTTCCTGCTGATCCTGCAGTTCCTGTACAGCGGGCAGACGGCCGTGGTGCCGCAGAAGCACGAGCTCCGCCCCGGCTGCGGCGAGCGAGGCTGCTGGCACACCCACTGCACCGCCGCGGTCGACCTCGCCCTCGACACCCTGGCCGCCGCTCGCTCCTTCGGCGTGAAGCAGCTGGAGCAGATCACCGAG AAGCAATTAGGTAGCATGGTGGAGAAGGCGTCGATCGAGGACGTGATGAGGGTCCTGATGGCGGCGTGGCAGCAGGACATGCAGCAGCTGTGGACCACCTGCTCGCTCCTCGTCGCCAAGTCGGGCCTCCCGGCGGAGTTGCTCGCGAAGCACCTCCCGTTCGACGTGGTCGCCAGGATCGAAGAGCTTCGTCTCAGGTCCTCCCTCGCTCGCCGGCCCTCCTTCCTCGCGTGCCACCACCACACCCACCCGATCGACGTCGCCATCTCATCTGCTGACATCGAGGACCACCACCAGAAGATCCGCCGCATGCGTCGCGCGCTCGACTCCTCCGACGTCGAACTGGTCAAGCTGATGGTCATGGGGGAGGGGCTGAACCTCGACGACGCGCTCGCGCTCCACTACGCCGTCGAGAACTGCAGCCGCGAGGTCGTCAAGGCTCTACTCGAGCTCGGTGCGGCCGACGTCAATTGCCCGGCGGGTGCCGCCGGGAAGACGCCGCTCCACATCGCTGCCGAGATGGTGTGCCCCGACATGGTGGCCGTCCTTCTCGACCACCATGCCGACCCCAACATTCGCACCACGGAAGGCGTCGCCCCGCTCGACATACTTCGCACCATGACCTCCGACTTCCTCTTCAAGGGTACGCTGCCGGGGCTGTCGCACGTCGAACCCAACAAGCTCCGGCTGTGTCTCGAGCTAGTCCAGTCTGCTGCATTGGTCATGTCTCGCGACGACGCTAACTGTGGTGCCGGAACCAACCCAAGCACGGCCATCTACCCACGGACGAACCCGGAAACAGGTGCTTGCAACGCAACTCCCTCGAGCTCGAGCATGATCAACCTCAGCCTGGATTCAAGAATGGTGTATCTGAATCTTGGCATGGCAGAGCAATTCGGATGCAAGATGGATGATAATGGTGGGGACGAAAGCAGCCCATCATCCTTGTATCCCTCCCATGGCTTCCCATGA
- the LOC135644419 gene encoding uncharacterized protein At5g39865-like, with protein sequence MADPSDEAPPAAKKPFSLPRSFTYHHHPGRPSIAKPPSSRFAADGPDKRPKVVLYSTSLRGVRRTFDDCRSVRAILRGLRVAVDERDVSLDAAFRRDLQAALKGRPFALPQVFVGARWIGGAEEIRQMHEAGELAKMLEGVARQDPAFVCHGCGGVRFAPCPTCSGSRKVFIEEERRLRRCLECNENGLVRCPDCCY encoded by the coding sequence ATGGCCGATCCCTCCGACGAAGCCCCCCCCGCCGCCAAGAAACCCTTCTCCCTCCCCCGATCCTTCACCTACCATCACCACCCGGGCCGTCCCTCGATCGCGAAGCCCCCCTCGAGCCGCTTCGCCGCCGACGGCCCGGACAAGCGCCCCAAGGTCGTCCTCTACAGTACCTCGCTCCGTGGCGTCCGTCGCACCTTCGACGATTGCCGCTCCGTCCGCGCCATCCTCCGCGGCCTTCGCGTCGCCGTCGACGAGCGCGACGTGTCCCTGGACGCCGCCTTCCGCCGTGATCTGCAGGCCGCGCTCAAGGGCCGGCCCTTTGCCCTGCCCCAGGTCTTCGTCGGCGCTCGCTGGATCGGCGGCGCCGAGGAGATCCGGCAGATGCACGAGGCCGGCGAGCTCGCGAAGATGCTCGAGGGGGTCGCCCGCCAGGACCCCGCCTTCGTCTGCCACGGATGCGGCGGAGTCCGATTCGCGCCCTGCCCGACATGTAGCGGCAGTCGGAAGGTGTTCatcgaggaggagaggaggctgcGGCGATGCCTGGAGTGCAACGAGAACGGATTGGTACGCTGCCCTGACTGCTGCTATTGA
- the LOC103995332 gene encoding protein LNK2 isoform X1 produces the protein MLDSSGKQEQVDHEFSGEVSNNEDHPLCLTDVQENTLFAFKDDRMKGKNEGLAGDVTSRPISGSENDFTCHYMENKSISGRDEAISTSNLDLDVLPDFPTLYASYSRGQIDASDQDSLQTELINDFTDSSNLNAVRDCTMEFLPSDAISNEDSFMVHKSYSFSTRSTVQLDTKPKISANERDDKASDSLLDCDWDSIEDFDLDAVFSRSDSIDHFFGDDMMDVSDGLFSPSDPLISGITEFVPVPDAALCKEELSDKEFSSLRLDEGCDAKGNVSQRSQVDEHESLLTYWEKEEEKSKKIMSQELTGPWSYDIKNQQSPSHQFHDSSCVTPQSYQSSDSSLQRKASDEESVVCVGTCNDIISSDSGYPSYPFPAIEGGSDVCAEHSKKEYFSSCQFCHLDPWRHSSSAFGYRHAQRNQKKPISSGDRGKADPSVHPNPVQKIPAISITPQERNGKPKQMQITQSRFEVQHKRKQYDDLKSGSDSSICQTSPGNSHSQIMTSIVGSKEICNDLTVMEKNMLVDAPRISIVNDDNSIAETIYCQLQAALSMLDNRLKFCIRDSIFRLAKSATERHNITDRNGTNKDNVERNAAANGEADNKCRSRNLSASETGTNPVDRIVAQLLFHRPSKLSS, from the exons ATGCTTGATTCGAGCGGCAAACAAGAGCAG GTAGACCATGAATTCTCAGGTGAAGTCAGTAATAATGAAGACCATCCACTTTGCCTCACGGATGTGCAAGAAAACACTTTGTTTGCCTTTAAAGATGACAGAATGAAAGGCAAGAACGAAGGCCTTGCTGGTGATGTGACTTCCAGGCCAATATCTGGATCTGAGAATGATTTTACTTGTCATTATATGGAAAACAAGTCCATTTCTGGTAGAGATGAGGCAATTTCCACTTCAAATCTTGACCTGGATGTATTGCCTGATTTCCCTACACTTTATGCATCATATAGCAGAGGGCAAATTGATGCCAGTGATCAGGACTCTCTGCAGACGGAGTTGATAAATGATTTTACAGATTCATCAAACCTAAATGCTGTGAGAGATTGTACAATGGAATTTCTTCCTTCTGATGCTATATCTAATGAAGATTCATTCATGGTGCATAAATCATATAGTTTCTCGACCAGAAGCACAGTGCAGCTAGATACTAAaccaaaaatatctgctaatgagCGTGATGATAAAGCAAGTGATAGCCTTCTAGACTGTGATTGGGATAGTATTGAAGATTTTGATCTTGATGCAGTTTTCAG CAGAAGTGACTCAATCGATCACTTTTTTGGAGATGACATGATGGATGTTAGTGATGGATTATTTTCACCATCTGATCCTCTAATCAGTGGCATCACTGAGTTTGTTCCAGTGCCC GACGCAGCATTATGCAAGGAGGAACTTTCTGATAAAGAATTTTCTTCCCTTCGGTTAGATGAAGGATGTGATGCTAAAGGAAATGTCTCACAGAGAAGTCAG GTAGATGAGCATGAAAGTTTGTTGACGTATTgggaaaaggaagaggaaaagAGCAAGAAAATAATGTCCCAAGAGTTGACAGGTCCCTGGTCTTATGACATTAAAAACCAACAAAGTCCAAGTCATCAATTCCATGATTCCTCTTGTGTTACTCCACAATCCTATCAGTCGTCAGATAGCAGCCTGCAAAGGAAAGCTAGTGATGAGGAATCTGTTGTTTGTGTTGGTACCTGCAATGACATTATATCCAGTGATTCTGGATATCCTTCATATCCCTTTCCTGCCATTGAAGGAGGCTCAGATGTTTGTGCTGAACACAGTAAAAAAGAATACTTTTCTAGCTGTCAATTCTGTCATTTAGATCCTTGGAGGCATTCAAGTTCTGCTTTTGGATATCGTCATGCTCAGAGAAACCAAAAGAAACCTATTTCTAGTGGTGATAGAGGTAAAGCTGATCCATCAGTACACCCAAATCCTGTACAAAAAATACCAGCAATTTCTATAACACCTCAAGAGAGAAATGGGAAACCAAAGCAGATGCAGATAACACAATCTAGGTTTGAAGTTCAACACAAGAGGAAACAATATGATGATCTGAAATCTGGTTCTGATAGCTCAATCTGTCAAACATCTCCAGGGAACAGCCACAGTCAGATTATGACAAGCATTGTTGGATCTAAAGAAATTTGTAATGACCTTACAGTTATGGAGAAGAACATGCTTGTGGATGCCCCGAGGATCTCTATTGTGAATGATGATAATTCTATAGCAGAAACAATATATTGTCAGCTTCAGGCCGCACTGTCAATG TTGGATAATAGGTTAAAGTTTTGCATCAGAGATAGTATATTCCGTTTAGCAAAAAGTGCGACAGAAAGGCACAACATTACTGACAGAAATGGTACAAACAAAGATAATGTGGAAAGAAATGCTGCAGCAAATGGAGAAGCAGACAATAAATGCAG ATCTAGAAACTTATCTGCCTCTGAAACCGGTACAAACCCCGTAGACCGGATTGTCGCTCAGTTGCTCTTTCACAGGCCTTCCAAGTTATCTTCCTGA
- the LOC103995332 gene encoding protein LNK2 isoform X2: MLDSSGKQEQVDHEFSGEVSNNEDHPLCLTDVQENTLFAFKDDRMKGKNEGLAGDVTSRPISGSENDFTCHYMENKSISGRDEAISTSNLDLDVLPDFPTLYASYSRGQIDASDQDSLQTELINDFTDSSNLNAVRDCTMEFLPSDAISNEDSFMVHKSYSFSTRSTVQLDTKPKISANERDDKASDSLLDCDWDSIEDFDLDAVFRSDSIDHFFGDDMMDVSDGLFSPSDPLISGITEFVPVPDAALCKEELSDKEFSSLRLDEGCDAKGNVSQRSQVDEHESLLTYWEKEEEKSKKIMSQELTGPWSYDIKNQQSPSHQFHDSSCVTPQSYQSSDSSLQRKASDEESVVCVGTCNDIISSDSGYPSYPFPAIEGGSDVCAEHSKKEYFSSCQFCHLDPWRHSSSAFGYRHAQRNQKKPISSGDRGKADPSVHPNPVQKIPAISITPQERNGKPKQMQITQSRFEVQHKRKQYDDLKSGSDSSICQTSPGNSHSQIMTSIVGSKEICNDLTVMEKNMLVDAPRISIVNDDNSIAETIYCQLQAALSMLDNRLKFCIRDSIFRLAKSATERHNITDRNGTNKDNVERNAAANGEADNKCRSRNLSASETGTNPVDRIVAQLLFHRPSKLSS, encoded by the exons ATGCTTGATTCGAGCGGCAAACAAGAGCAG GTAGACCATGAATTCTCAGGTGAAGTCAGTAATAATGAAGACCATCCACTTTGCCTCACGGATGTGCAAGAAAACACTTTGTTTGCCTTTAAAGATGACAGAATGAAAGGCAAGAACGAAGGCCTTGCTGGTGATGTGACTTCCAGGCCAATATCTGGATCTGAGAATGATTTTACTTGTCATTATATGGAAAACAAGTCCATTTCTGGTAGAGATGAGGCAATTTCCACTTCAAATCTTGACCTGGATGTATTGCCTGATTTCCCTACACTTTATGCATCATATAGCAGAGGGCAAATTGATGCCAGTGATCAGGACTCTCTGCAGACGGAGTTGATAAATGATTTTACAGATTCATCAAACCTAAATGCTGTGAGAGATTGTACAATGGAATTTCTTCCTTCTGATGCTATATCTAATGAAGATTCATTCATGGTGCATAAATCATATAGTTTCTCGACCAGAAGCACAGTGCAGCTAGATACTAAaccaaaaatatctgctaatgagCGTGATGATAAAGCAAGTGATAGCCTTCTAGACTGTGATTGGGATAGTATTGAAGATTTTGATCTTGATGCAGTTTTCAG AAGTGACTCAATCGATCACTTTTTTGGAGATGACATGATGGATGTTAGTGATGGATTATTTTCACCATCTGATCCTCTAATCAGTGGCATCACTGAGTTTGTTCCAGTGCCC GACGCAGCATTATGCAAGGAGGAACTTTCTGATAAAGAATTTTCTTCCCTTCGGTTAGATGAAGGATGTGATGCTAAAGGAAATGTCTCACAGAGAAGTCAG GTAGATGAGCATGAAAGTTTGTTGACGTATTgggaaaaggaagaggaaaagAGCAAGAAAATAATGTCCCAAGAGTTGACAGGTCCCTGGTCTTATGACATTAAAAACCAACAAAGTCCAAGTCATCAATTCCATGATTCCTCTTGTGTTACTCCACAATCCTATCAGTCGTCAGATAGCAGCCTGCAAAGGAAAGCTAGTGATGAGGAATCTGTTGTTTGTGTTGGTACCTGCAATGACATTATATCCAGTGATTCTGGATATCCTTCATATCCCTTTCCTGCCATTGAAGGAGGCTCAGATGTTTGTGCTGAACACAGTAAAAAAGAATACTTTTCTAGCTGTCAATTCTGTCATTTAGATCCTTGGAGGCATTCAAGTTCTGCTTTTGGATATCGTCATGCTCAGAGAAACCAAAAGAAACCTATTTCTAGTGGTGATAGAGGTAAAGCTGATCCATCAGTACACCCAAATCCTGTACAAAAAATACCAGCAATTTCTATAACACCTCAAGAGAGAAATGGGAAACCAAAGCAGATGCAGATAACACAATCTAGGTTTGAAGTTCAACACAAGAGGAAACAATATGATGATCTGAAATCTGGTTCTGATAGCTCAATCTGTCAAACATCTCCAGGGAACAGCCACAGTCAGATTATGACAAGCATTGTTGGATCTAAAGAAATTTGTAATGACCTTACAGTTATGGAGAAGAACATGCTTGTGGATGCCCCGAGGATCTCTATTGTGAATGATGATAATTCTATAGCAGAAACAATATATTGTCAGCTTCAGGCCGCACTGTCAATG TTGGATAATAGGTTAAAGTTTTGCATCAGAGATAGTATATTCCGTTTAGCAAAAAGTGCGACAGAAAGGCACAACATTACTGACAGAAATGGTACAAACAAAGATAATGTGGAAAGAAATGCTGCAGCAAATGGAGAAGCAGACAATAAATGCAG ATCTAGAAACTTATCTGCCTCTGAAACCGGTACAAACCCCGTAGACCGGATTGTCGCTCAGTTGCTCTTTCACAGGCCTTCCAAGTTATCTTCCTGA